A window from Vanessa atalanta chromosome 18, ilVanAtal1.2, whole genome shotgun sequence encodes these proteins:
- the LOC125071039 gene encoding uncharacterized protein LOC125071039 isoform X1: MTRCFGFWPPSAHHWYCGLITRQQILQLTGRCASGSDRQSAYHTGTADHLSSVCRLSSLYDVELRVLAASLRTTLVLRIDYLRSAGSLACMTWSFGFWPPSAHHWYCGLITRQQILQLTGRCASGSDRQSAYHTGTADRLSSVSRLSSLYDVVLQVLAASVRTTLVLRIIYLRSAGSLACMTWCSGFRPLVCAPLVLRTDHPSADSPTNRTLCFGF, from the exons ATGACGCGGTGCTTCGGGTTCTGGCCGCCA TCTGCGCACCACTGGTACTGCGGACTGATCACCCGTCAGCAGATTCTCCAACTAACCGGACGCTGTGCTTCGGGTTCTGACCGCCAGTCTGCGTACCACACTGGTACTGCGGATCATCTATCTTCGGTCTGCAGGCTCTCTAGCCTGTACGACGTGGAGCTTCGGGTTCTGGCCGCCAGTCTGCGTACCACACTGGTACTGCGGATCGACTATCTTCGGTCTGCAGGCTCTCTAGCCTGTATGACGTGGAGCTTCGGGTTCTGGCCGCCA TCTGCGCACCACTGGTACTGCGGACTGATCACCCGTCAGCAGATTCTCCAACTAACCGGACGCTGTGCTTCGGGTTCTGACCGCCAGTCTGCGTACCACACTGGTACTGCGG ATCGACTATCTTCGGTCAGCAGGCTCTCTAGCCTGTATGACGTGGTGCTTCAGGTTCTGGCCGCCAGTGTGCGCACCACACTGGTACTGCGGATCATCTATCTTCGGTCTGCAGGCTCTCTAGCCTGTATGACGTGGTGCTCCGGGTTCCGGCCGCTAGTCTGCGCACCACTGGTACTGCGGACTGATCACCCGTCAGCAGATTCTCCAACTAACCGGACGCTGTGCTTCGGGTTCTGA
- the LOC125071039 gene encoding uncharacterized protein LOC125071039 isoform X2, which produces MTRCFGFWPPSAHHWYCGLITRQQILQLTGRCASGSDRQSAYHTGTADHLSSVCRLSSLYDVELRVLAASLRTTLVLRIDYLRSAGSLACMTWSFGFWPPSAHHWYCGLITRQQILQLTGRCASGSDRQSAYHTGTADRLSSVCRLSSLYDVVLQVLAASVRTTLVLRIIYLRSAGSLACMTWCSGFRPLVCAPLVLRTDHPSADSPTNRTLCFGF; this is translated from the exons ATGACGCGGTGCTTCGGGTTCTGGCCGCCA TCTGCGCACCACTGGTACTGCGGACTGATCACCCGTCAGCAGATTCTCCAACTAACCGGACGCTGTGCTTCGGGTTCTGACCGCCAGTCTGCGTACCACACTGGTACTGCGGATCATCTATCTTCGGTCTGCAGGCTCTCTAGCCTGTACGACGTGGAGCTTCGGGTTCTGGCCGCCAGTCTGCGTACCACACTGGTACTGCGGATCGACTATCTTCGGTCTGCAGGCTCTCTAGCCTGTATGACGTGGAGCTTCGGGTTCTGGCCGCCA TCTGCGCACCACTGGTACTGCGGACTGATCACCCGTCAGCAGATTCTCCAACTAACCGGACGCTGTGCTTCGGGTTCTGACCGCCAGTCTGCGTACCACACTG GTACTGCGGATCGACTATCTTCGGTCTGCAGGCTCTCTAGCCTGTATGACGTGGTGCTTCAGGTTCTGGCCGCCAGTGTGCGCACCACACTGGTACTGCGGATCATCTATCTTCGGTCTGCAGGCTCTCTAGCCTGTATGACGTGGTGCTCCGGGTTCCGGCCGCTAGTCTGCGCACCACTGGTACTGCGGACTGATCACCCGTCAGCAGATTCTCCAACTAACCGGACGCTGTGCTTCGGGTTCTGA